The genomic window TAGATGAACGCGAATAAAGTTCTAGATGCAAAAGGATTAGCATGTCCAATGCCAATTGTTAAAACAAAAAAAGCGATGAATGAATTAGAGTCCGGTCAGGTTTTAGAAATTCATGCAACAGATAAAGGAGCAAAGAATGATTTAACAGCCTGGGCAAAGTCTGGTGGACATGAAGTTGTTAATCACGAAGAAGATAGTGGCGTTTTAAAATTTTGGATTCGAAAGGCATAATATTTTTTTATACTACTAAATACCTATGTAGGTATTTAGATATAACTAGACAACAAGGGGGGTAGAGAGAATGTCAGACAAAAAAAGAACGACTATCGTTTTGTTTAGTGGGGACTATGACAAAGCGATGGCAGCATACATTATTGCAAATGGAGCAGCTGCCTATGACCATGAGGTAACGATTTTTCATACGTTTTGGGGATTAAATGCGTTACGAAAAGATGAAAATGTACTAGTTAAGAAAAGTTTTATGGAAAAGATGTTCGCAAAGATGATGCCTAAAGGTGCAGAAAATCTAGGGCTATCAAAAATGCAGTTTGCAGGCTTTGGTCCAAAAATGATTAAAAATGTTATGAAAAAGCATAATGCTATGCCATTATCTCAACTTATTGAAATGGCACAAGAGCAAGATGTAAAGTTAGTCGCCTGCACAATGACGATGGATCTGCTTGGTCTAAAGCAAGAGGAGCTATTAGACAGCATTGAATATGCAGGGGTAGCGGCATATTTAGCTGATGCTGAAGACGGAAACGTAAATCTGTTTATATAAATTAAAAGGGACCTATCCATTGTTTTAGATATTAAAAAAGGTTGATGAGGTAGTTTTTTAATTTCCACGGTTTAACAAGCGAGACGCATCAGTTGTTTGGCCGTGGAAGACTTGTTAAGAATAATAAAGCCATACAAATTGAGTAAAAGGAGTGTTCTATAAGTGAAAGCTATGTATGCTAGTGAAGTAAATGCAGCTTTGCAACAAGGAAAAAAATTAAATATTATTGACGTGCGTGAATATGATGAAGTTGTAGCGGGGACTATTCCTGGTGCCATTCATATCCCACTTGGTTTGTTAGAATTTCGTATGAACGAGCTTGATAAAAATAAAGAATATATCATCGTTTGTCGTTCAGGTGCAAGAAGTGGCCGTGCAACACAATTTTTAGAATACTATGGCTACAATGTTACTAATATGACAGGCGGTATGATCTCATGGGAAGGTAAAATTGCATAATTCAATTTGACAACTAAAAGGGTAAACTGGAGGTATATTAATATGAACGCCATTAAAACTGATAAAGTGTTAGATGCAAAAGGCTTAGCATGCCCAATGCCGATTGTAAGAACTAGAAAAGCAATCAATGAATTAGAACCCGGTCAAGTTCTTGAGGTGCAAGCAACAGATAAAGGATCAAAGGCTGACCTAAAAGCTTGGGCAAATAGTGCCGGTCATCAATACCTTGGGACTATAGAAGAAGGCGAAACATTAAAGCATTATGTGAGAAAATCTTCTGGTGATGAAAAAATTGAAAAGAAACATCCGCATGTTATATCAAATGATGAACTAGAGACAAAACTTGATCAAAACATTGTTGTCCTTGATGTGAGAGAAGCTGCAGAATATGCATTTAATCATATTCCAAATGCAATCTCTATGCCTCTAGGGGAATTGGACGCACGTATAAATGAGTTAAATAATGAAGCTGATATTTATGTAGTGTGCCGTACAGGTAATCGAAGCGATTTAGCGGCACAAAAGCTAACGGAAAAAGGCTTTGCTAAAGTAACGAATGTTGTGCCAGGGATGACGAACTGGAATGGTAGAACTGCGAGCTTAGATTAATTTGATTATCGCACCAAACCGAGGTTTCATCGCACCAAAAAGATTCACAACCATATAGGCTGTTGAAAAACAAACAAAGGGGAGTAAGTAATGTCTAATAAAGTAGCCATTATTGCTAGTAACGGTGGGTTATTCGATGCATATAAAATTTTTAATATTGCGACTGCTGCCGCAGCAACAGATAAAGAGGTAGCAATTTTCTTCACTTTTGAAGGGTTAAACTTGATTCACAAAGATGCTTACGGACAACTTACGATGCCAGAAGGAAAAGAACATTTCGCTGAAGGCTTCGCTAAAGCAAATGCACCTAGCATTCCAGAACTAGTAGAAATGGCTCAAGAGATGGGCGTTAAATTTATCGGTTGTCAAATGACGATGGATGTAATGGGATTAGAAACAGAGCATTTCGTGGATGGAATTGAAGTTGGCGGTGCCGTAACATTTTTAGAATTTGCAAAAGATGCTGATGTAACATTAACGTTTTGAAAAATTTTTTACGTAATTAAATACTATAGGGGGTAATTTTAAAATGACTGTAAAAGCAATGACTGCAAAGGAAATTACGAGGAGAATTTTTAATAAAGAGAAGTTATTTATATTAGATGTTCGAAACGAAACTGATTTTCAAGATTGGAAAATTGAAGGAGAAAACGTGACACATTTAAATATTCCATATTTTGAGTTGCTTGATGGTGTGGAAGAGATACTTGATTCAATTCCAACAGATCAAGATGTGTTAGTTTCTTGTGCGAAGGAAGGCTCATCAGTGATGGTAGCAGAAATGCTTTCCGAAGCTGGGCGTGATGTATCATATTTAGCAGGTGGAATGAAAGCTTGGAGCGAGCACTTAGAGCCTGTTAAAGTAGGCGATCTAAAAGGTGGCGGAGAAATGTATCAATTCGTCCGCATCGGAAAAGGGTGTCTATCTTACATGGTTGTTTCAAATGGTGAAGCAGCTATCATTGACGCGACTCGTATGGTAGACGTGTACCTTGATTTTGCAAAAGAAAATGGAGCAACAATTAAGCACGTTTTTGATACGCATTTACATGCCGATCACATTTCTGGTGGTCGCATAATTGCAGAAAAAACAAATGCAACGTACTGGTTGCCACCAAAGGATGCAACAGAGGTTACATTTGAGTATGCACCTTTAGAAGGTGGCAATGATGTGACAATTGGAAATACAACAATTAATATTCACGCACTATACTCACCAGGACATACAATTGGTTCAACATCATTTGTTGTAGATGAAAAATTCTTACTATCAGGGGATATTTTATTCGTTGATTCTATCGGTCGCCCTGATTTAGCTGGATTAGCTGAAGATTGGGTTGCTGATTTAAGAGAGACTCTTTATAAGCGTTACAAAGAACTTTCAAATGACCTTATTGTATTACCAGCTCATTTCATGATTATGGAAGAATTAAATGATGATGGAAGTGTAGCTGAAAAGCTAGGTACTTTATTTGCCAAAAATCACGGTTTAAATATTGAAGATGAAGAAGAATTCAGAAAGCTTGTAACAGAAAATCTACCACCGCAACCAAATGCATATCAAGAGATTCGCAAAACAAATATGGGGAAGATCTCACCGAATGAAGATGAACAACGAGAAATGGAGATCGGTCCAAATCGTTGTGCCGTTCGATAAAAAACTTGAGCCCGTTTCGACGGGCCTCAAGTAAAATCGTGCATCCTAGGAAGGGGCGTGTTGGCACGTGGATTTTGCATTTATTATAACAATCTTTCTAATCGGCTTTATAGGTTCATATATATCAGGGATGTTAGGTATTGGTGGCTCTATTATTAAATATCCAATGCTACTGTACATTCCGCCACTATTCGGTTTAGCGGCTTTTAGTGCACACGAGGTTTCTGGAATAAGCGCTGTGCAAGTGTTTTTTGCAACAATAGGTGGAGTATGGGCATATAGAAAAGGCGGTTACTTAAATAAAACACTGATAATCTACATGGGAACTAGTATACTAATTGGAAGCTTTGTAGGAGGATTTGGCTCAAAGCTTATGTCAGAAGGTGGCATTAATTTAGTATATGGTATATTGGCTTTAATTGCGGCTGTTATGATGTTTGTTCCTAAAAAGGGAATAGATGATATTCCACTGGACCAAGTAACCTTTAATAAGTGGTTAGCTGCTGCTCTTGCCTTGATTGTTGGGGTAGGCGCAGGTATAGTCGGGGCGGCAGGAGCCTTTTTATTAGTACCAATTATGTTAGTTGTACTAAAGATTCCTACTAGAATGACAATCGCTTCATCATTAGCAATTACATTTATTTCTTCAATTGGAGCAACTGTTGGTAAAATTACGACCGGGCAAGTTGATTATGCTCCAGCCGCTATCATGGTGGTGGCTAGTTTGATTGCTTCGCCATTAGGAGCACAAGCTGGGAAGAAGGTAAATACAAAAATTCTTCAAGTTGTGTTAGCGTTATTAATTTTGGCCACAGCGATAAAAATATGGGTTGATATATTATAGTTGGGGGGCTCCCCCCTTTTTATTTTTAAAAATGCAGTGATTAGGCACACTAAAAATAAAAAGTAAGGAGAGTCTTAATGAATATTGGAAAACTATTCGCACCAACAACGAGCAAAGTCAATCTACGAACGAAGCCTCACATAAATGCACAAATACATAGAAATATATTGGATAGTGTTAAAATATATAAATATAAAAGCAAGGAAGAAACACACAAACGCATAAGAGATTTGGATTACGAATGGGATATGGAGCGAACTTTAGAGATTAACTATGCAGTTATTGTTTTACTCTCAACATTTTTGGGGTTATTTCGCAACAAAAGCTGGTTTCTTCTAGCAGGTGTCGCATCAGGATTTATGATACAACATGTGTTACAAGGGTGGTGCCCTCCCATGCCTTTGTTTCGTAAATTAGGAGTGCGAACTGCTAAAGAAATTTTTACAGAACAGGAAGCATTACGAAGCTTACTTTCAAAGGATAAGAACTGATTTAAGGAGTGTGGTTATGGCGGGTCATCGATTTAATCCAGAAAAAGCCAATAAACTTATTGATCCAAAAAGAAAAGAGATAGTGAATCCAGAAAAGATTGTTTCATTGCTAGGACTAAGCAAGAACGATATTGTTGCTGATTTAGGCGCTGGAAATGGTTTTTTTACAGTGCCGTTTGCTAAAAGCACAGAGCGTGTATATGCAGTAGACATTGAGCCGAAAATGCTAGAACTTCTTAAGGAACGTATGCATGAAGAAAACATACATAATATCGTATGTATAGAGAGTGATCTCGAGCAAATAATGCTCGAGGATAATAGTGTGGATAAAGCATTTACCGCATTTGTTATGCATGAGATACCCGATATGAAAAAAGCACTTGCTGAGTTTGAGCGAATTGTAAAGCCTGGCGGACAATTCATGATTGTTGATTGGGAAGCTGTTGAATCAGACATGGGACCGCCTGTGCATCACAGAATATCATCTGAGGACATGGTTAAAGTACTCGACAATCAGGGGTATAAATCTGAAGTTACCCATGTACATGATTCAGTATATGTTGTAAATGTTCGTACTAAGAAAAATAATGAACATACGGTGAAATAAAAGAATCGTCAAAGCTTAACACAATAAATGTAAGCGTTAGATTAATAAGGTGTAAAAACCAAATTAATCTAACGTTTTTTTATTCTTTGCTATTGCATTTTTCAGTACTTTTGCTAAGATAAAAACAAGAACTAAAATTTTACTAAAAAAGGTGATAAAATTGCTGAAAGCGCTTAAGAATGAATTTGTTAATGTATTCGGTGGATCAATTAACGATGTTAGCAGTTACTTTGCACCCGGTCGAGTGAACTTAATTGGGGAACATATTGATTACAATGGCGGGCATGTATTTCCATGTGCTTTAAGTGTAGGGACATATGCAATTGCTCGCAAGCGAAACGATAATATACT from Bacillus sp. HMF5848 includes these protein-coding regions:
- a CDS encoding sulfurtransferase TusA family protein; the protein is MNANKVLDAKGLACPMPIVKTKKAMNELESGQVLEIHATDKGAKNDLTAWAKSGGHEVVNHEEDSGVLKFWIRKA
- a CDS encoding DsrE/DsrF/DrsH-like family protein, which translates into the protein MSDKKRTTIVLFSGDYDKAMAAYIIANGAAAYDHEVTIFHTFWGLNALRKDENVLVKKSFMEKMFAKMMPKGAENLGLSKMQFAGFGPKMIKNVMKKHNAMPLSQLIEMAQEQDVKLVACTMTMDLLGLKQEELLDSIEYAGVAAYLADAEDGNVNLFI
- a CDS encoding rhodanese-like domain-containing protein — its product is MYASEVNAALQQGKKLNIIDVREYDEVVAGTIPGAIHIPLGLLEFRMNELDKNKEYIIVCRSGARSGRATQFLEYYGYNVTNMTGGMISWEGKIA
- a CDS encoding sulfurtransferase TusA family protein codes for the protein MNAIKTDKVLDAKGLACPMPIVRTRKAINELEPGQVLEVQATDKGSKADLKAWANSAGHQYLGTIEEGETLKHYVRKSSGDEKIEKKHPHVISNDELETKLDQNIVVLDVREAAEYAFNHIPNAISMPLGELDARINELNNEADIYVVCRTGNRSDLAAQKLTEKGFAKVTNVVPGMTNWNGRTASLD
- a CDS encoding DsrE/DsrF/DrsH-like family protein gives rise to the protein MSNKVAIIASNGGLFDAYKIFNIATAAAATDKEVAIFFTFEGLNLIHKDAYGQLTMPEGKEHFAEGFAKANAPSIPELVEMAQEMGVKFIGCQMTMDVMGLETEHFVDGIEVGGAVTFLEFAKDADVTLTF
- a CDS encoding MBL fold metallo-hydrolase — protein: MTVKAMTAKEITRRIFNKEKLFILDVRNETDFQDWKIEGENVTHLNIPYFELLDGVEEILDSIPTDQDVLVSCAKEGSSVMVAEMLSEAGRDVSYLAGGMKAWSEHLEPVKVGDLKGGGEMYQFVRIGKGCLSYMVVSNGEAAIIDATRMVDVYLDFAKENGATIKHVFDTHLHADHISGGRIIAEKTNATYWLPPKDATEVTFEYAPLEGGNDVTIGNTTINIHALYSPGHTIGSTSFVVDEKFLLSGDILFVDSIGRPDLAGLAEDWVADLRETLYKRYKELSNDLIVLPAHFMIMEELNDDGSVAEKLGTLFAKNHGLNIEDEEEFRKLVTENLPPQPNAYQEIRKTNMGKISPNEDEQREMEIGPNRCAVR
- a CDS encoding sulfite exporter TauE/SafE family protein gives rise to the protein MDFAFIITIFLIGFIGSYISGMLGIGGSIIKYPMLLYIPPLFGLAAFSAHEVSGISAVQVFFATIGGVWAYRKGGYLNKTLIIYMGTSILIGSFVGGFGSKLMSEGGINLVYGILALIAAVMMFVPKKGIDDIPLDQVTFNKWLAAALALIVGVGAGIVGAAGAFLLVPIMLVVLKIPTRMTIASSLAITFISSIGATVGKITTGQVDYAPAAIMVVASLIASPLGAQAGKKVNTKILQVVLALLILATAIKIWVDIL
- a CDS encoding DUF2892 domain-containing protein, with amino-acid sequence MNIGKLFAPTTSKVNLRTKPHINAQIHRNILDSVKIYKYKSKEETHKRIRDLDYEWDMERTLEINYAVIVLLSTFLGLFRNKSWFLLAGVASGFMIQHVLQGWCPPMPLFRKLGVRTAKEIFTEQEALRSLLSKDKN
- a CDS encoding class I SAM-dependent methyltransferase, with product MAGHRFNPEKANKLIDPKRKEIVNPEKIVSLLGLSKNDIVADLGAGNGFFTVPFAKSTERVYAVDIEPKMLELLKERMHEENIHNIVCIESDLEQIMLEDNSVDKAFTAFVMHEIPDMKKALAEFERIVKPGGQFMIVDWEAVESDMGPPVHHRISSEDMVKVLDNQGYKSEVTHVHDSVYVVNVRTKKNNEHTVK